GCCGACGCTGTCCGGGCCGGCGACCGCGCGGACGTGGTCGAGGTGGTCGGCGACGTCCCGGACGGTCGGGCCGGTCTGCTCGGCGGTCAGCGGCACCAGGCACAGGCCCCCCGCCGCGCCCAGCTCGGCGAGCAGTTCGTCGGGCAGGTTGTCGGGGTGGGGGCGCAGGGCGCGGGCGGCGGAGCGGGTGCACAGGACCGGGGTCTTGGAGAGCGCGAGGGCGCGGCCGGCCGTGGTGTCGGAGGCGCCGGAGAGGTCGGCGAGCACGCCGAGCCGGTTCATCTCCCGCACGACCTCCTCGCCGAACCGGGTCAGCCCCGCCCCGCTCGCCCAGGAGGTGCCGGCGAGGGTGAGGACGCGCAGGCCGAGGGAGTGCAGTACGCGCAGGATGCCGAGGGAGTCGTCGAGCGCGGCGGCCGTGGCCGGGCCCAGGACGATGGCGACGCGGCCGCAGTTGCGGGCGTCGATGACCTGCCCGGCGCTGCGCGCGAGCCGCAGCCCCTCGGGGTGGGCGGCGATCACCGACCGGGCGAGGTCCAGTTGCTCCAGGGTGGCGCCGACGGCGCGGTCGGCGGCGAGGCCCTCGGGCAGGTGCAGCGACCACAGCAGCGCGCCGACGTGGCCCTCGCGCAGCCGGGGCACGTCCGTGTCGACGGCGCTCTCGCCGAGCTGGAGGTCGTACCAGGGCAGGTGGCGCAGGGCCCAGGGCAGTCCGCTGTAGCCGTCGGCGACGGGGTGCGCGGCGAGGAGGGCACGGGCCCGGTCCAGATCGTCGGCCACAGCGACGGCTGCGGCTTCGGCCGGGACCGGGCGGTGCGGGGTGAAGGGGGCGGCCTGCACGTCGTCGAG
The Streptomyces sp. NBC_01485 genome window above contains:
- a CDS encoding dipeptidase, with protein sequence MADLQDELHTLPEAGERDEAYDEAYDEELDKELDDVQAAPFTPHRPVPAEAAAVAVADDLDRARALLAAHPVADGYSGLPWALRHLPWYDLQLGESAVDTDVPRLREGHVGALLWSLHLPEGLAADRAVGATLEQLDLARSVIAAHPEGLRLARSAGQVIDARNCGRVAIVLGPATAAALDDSLGILRVLHSLGLRVLTLAGTSWASGAGLTRFGEEVVREMNRLGVLADLSGASDTTAGRALALSKTPVLCTRSAARALRPHPDNLPDELLAELGAAGGLCLVPLTAEQTGPTVRDVADHLDHVRAVAGPDSVGLSGTYDSGAAHPQGLADASGYPYLIAELLRRGWPDTDIALLTWGNMQRVLRSADFTARAAQERREPSTAQIAHLDG